From the genome of Candidatus Methylacidiphilales bacterium:
CCATCGGCATCGTGGTGGACGACGCCATCATGGTTTTGGAAAACACCGTCCGCCATTTTGAGATGGGAAAGAGCCGCAGGCAGGCCGCCATCGACGGCGCGCGCGAAATCACCGCGCCGGCAATCGCAACCACCCTTTCGGTCATTGCGGTCTTTCTGCCCATCGCTTTCATGCACGGATTGACCGGCAAGTTTCTTTACCAGTTTGGCATTACCATCTCCGCTGCGGTAGCCTTGTCCCTGGTTGAAGCCACCACGCTTACGCCGATGCGCTGTTCCCAGTTCCTTTCAGTCGGACGCAATCATTTCATCACCCGTAGGACCGACGCCCTCATGTCTTCACTGGCGATCCGCTACCGCAATCTTCTGGTTTATTGCCTCAAACATCGATGGAAAGTCATCGGGCTGCTTTTCGCGTTCTTTGTCCTCTCTCTCTTCATTGCAATGCATATTCCGGGTGAAAACATGCCCGCCCAGGACCAGGGTACCCTGTTTATCAAATACGAAACACCCGTGGGTTCTTCCCTCGCATACACGGAAAACCGGCTGGCCGAAGCCGAAAAAATCATCAAGGCCCGGCCTGAAGTGCGCACCTATTTCCTCGCCGCGGGGAGTTTCATGGGCGAAAGCACCAACTCGGGCATCATGTTCGTGGACCTGAAACCCCGCAAGGAACGCAAGTATTCGCAAATCGAACTCATGAATCTGCTCCGTCCGGAGCTCGCTAAAATTTCGGATCTCAAATCGTATCTGATCGATCTTTCAAAAGGAGGCCTTGACGGAGGACTCGGGTTTCCGGTTACGTTCAGTCTCCAGGGACCCAGCCTCGACGTCCTTAAAAAGGAGTCCGCCCGTTTGATTCAGCAGATGAAAGATCAAAAGCTGGCCACCGACATCCATACCGACTTCAAGGAGGGCCAGCCCGAACTGCGGATTTATGTGGACCGCGAAGCCGCCTCGGCGCGCGGCGTGACGGTACAGGAAATTTCCGATACCGTGTCGGCGGCCATCGGCGGAGTGCGCGAAGGCAAATATACCAATGAAGACCGGCGTTATGATGTCCGGATCCGGTTGGAACCCGAAGAACGGAGCAAAGTCGCTGACCTGCTCAAGTTGACGGTGCGCAATCTCTACGGCGAAATTGTTCCCATCCAGGATGTCATCCGCTATGAAGTGGTGCCGTCCCTCCAGACCATCGCCCGCCACAATCGCGAACGTTCCATCACGATTTACGGCAATCCCTATCCCGGCATTGCCGAGAATGAGGCGCTGGCGCGGGTTGAAAAAATTGCCGCTGATTCCCTGCCGCAAGGCTACCGGCTGTTGCCATCGGAAACGGCCAAAACCAGCAATGAGATGAAACAAGACATGATGTTCGCGCTTGGTCTTGGAATCCTGATCGCTTACATGGTGCTCGCCTCGCAGTTCAACAGCTTCAGCCATCCTTTGCTCATTCTCCTGGCCCTGCCGTTCGCATTGAGCGGGGCCTTTGTCGCCCTCTGGCTTTTTCACCAAACGTTCAACCTCTACAGTTTCATCGGCCTGGTGTTGCTGTTGGGAATCGTGAAGAAAAATTCCATCCTGCTGGTTGAATTCACCCACCAGATCCGGGAACGGGAAAGCCTGGGCGCTGAAGCCGCGTTATTGAAAGCCTGTCCGATCCGTCTGCGCCCGGTGCTCATGACTTCGTTTGCCACCATCGCCGCCGCCATTCCGCCCGCCCTGGCCATCGGACCCGGGGCGGAAAGCCGCGTGCCCATGGCGCTCACGGTTCTGGGCGGCTCGGCTGTGTCCATGCTCGGCACGCTCCTGATTGTGCCCTGCGCGTACAGTTTGGTGGAAGGCTTGAAAGCGTGGCTGCAACATAAATTTCAACCCGAACACAAGGTCTGATCCGGCTGTGTGGAACCCGTTTGTTGAGCGGCCTTGGGGTGGACTTTTAGGGCCGGTTCCATATAATCCGGCCATGCTGACGCTCCTGATTCTGGTACTGTTTCCATTCGTGATATGGCAGGCCTATAAAAAGCTCCGCCTCTCAAAAGCCAGCGCCACATGGCCGACTGCGCCCGGTGTGGTGACCGCGGCTGAGCGCACAAAACTCGCATGGCGCACCCAGCCGCGCGTTTCGTTCAGCTACGAGGTCGCCGGAAAGGCCTACAACTCCAGCAAGGTTTCGTTTGCCGACGTGGTGCCCGCACGCGAAACCGAACCGACGCTCAGCCGTTACCAGCCTAAACAGCAAGTTGTTGTACACTACCAGCCCGAAGATCCCGGACTGGCCGTTCTGGAGCCGGGTCCGAACCGTTATGTGAGCGCCGCGTTCCGCAATTACATCATCTGGTTTGTCCTCCTCATTTTCTTCAACGTCCTCTACATCGGCCTCACCGTCTGGCAACACACCCAGGACATGCAAAAGCAACCTGTGCATACTTACGACGATGTTGCCAAGGCCGACCCGCAGCTTGGCAACCGTCTCCTGCGCGAAGCGGCGGAAAAAGGCGATGCAAAGGACCAGGTTTATGTGGCCATCTGGTATCTGACCGGAAAGGAAGGTTATCCGAAGAACCCGGCTGAAGCCGCAAAATGGTTTCGTAAAGCCGCCGATCAGGGCGACGCCGAAGCGCAAAACTGGCTGGCGGTGCTTTACAACAGCGGCAACGGCGTGGAAAAGAATACAACACTCGCGTTTGAGTGGCTGAACAAAGCGGGCGCCCAGGGCGAACCGCACGCCTGTTACAGCCTCGGCTACGCCAGCGAAAAAGGCATCGGCGGAACGCCGCAGGACACGCAGAAAGCCATCGAATGGTACCGCAAGGCGGGCAACGAACCCCACTCAAAAGCCGCTCTCGCCCGACTGCACGCCGATCCATAAACATGAAAAAAATCATTACGATTATTCTCACTCTTTCCGCTTGCGCCAACCTGGCATCTGCAGCGGATCAACCCGCGCGCAAACTTGCGTTCGAACGAGATGATGCGATCTGGATATCCAACATCGACGGCGCCGCGCCCAAGAAAATCGCCGACGGCCAGTCGCCCGAGCTTTCCCCCGACGGCACCCGCCTCGCCTACAACACCGTGCAGGCAATCGGCCAGCCAGCCCATCGCCAGATTGCCGTTATCGATCTCGCCACCGGCAAGACCACTCTTCTCAAGGACATCCCGAGCGACAACTGCATGGAGGCGCGCTGGTCGCCCGACGGCAAACGCTTGCTCTTCGATTATTACACCGATAACGAGCGGCGCATCGGTCTCGTAAATGCCGATGGCAGCGGGTTTCGCTACGTCCAGCAATCCGAACCGAAGCACCAGAGTTATTGGGCGGCGGCGTGGGCGGCTGACGGCCAGTCGTTTTTTGCCGAGGACATGGCAAATCTCTACCGTCTCGATCTCAACGCCAAGGTACTGAAAAAATGGGCTATTAATAAACTCGTCCCGCAGGGCGGCATGAGCGGCGAAGTGCGCCTCGACGCCTCGCCCGACGGCAAGACGTTGTTGATGGACGTCGAAATGGATGAGAAGGAACGCAAGGATTGGGATGGCCCGCCGCCTTCGATCTGGACGCTGGATCTTGCAACAGAAAAAGCCACACGCCTGACGCCCAAAACGCTCTACGCTTGGGATTGCCATTGGCTTGACGCGCCGAACTCGATCCTGTTTATCAGCCAGGGCCCCGGTGAGGAAAAAACGTCGATCTACCGGATGTCCACAACAGGACAGGGGAAAGACAAACAGTTGCTCATCGAAAACGCCCGAGGCCCCGGCGCGTCGAGATAAAGCACCTGCGTTTTTGGCATTGCGGATCGCGATTTTGGAGTGCGGTGGCAAGCCCGGAGGGCGCAACACCGCTTTGCCTCCGATTCAAAATGGGACGACACAGCGGTCGTCCCTCCATGCCCTACACCCTCAACACAGCAGCACTTCACGCACGGTCTGCCGGAATTCCTCGGCGGCAAACGGTTTGTGCAAGACCGCCCTCGCGCCGAGGCCGCTGGCAATTTCCAGCATGCCCGCGCCTGACAACCCCATGCCTCCGGCCGAAATCGCAATAATCCGGGTCTGCGGGCAAAATTCAATGGCCTTCTCGATTGTCTCGATGCCGTCCATCTCCGGCATGAAAATATCCGTGATGATCAGGTCAAAATCATTTTCTTTCTTCAATAGATCCAGAGCCTCGCGCCCGTTTGAAACCCCGACAAGCTGGTGATTCAGTTCCGCCAGCATCATTTCAATCTGCGCCCGCGCCGATATGCTGTCTTCCACAATCAAAATCTTGCTCATAAAATTCGGATTCACCCGACGCGCGCGCCCCGCTCACGCCGCAATTTCCCCGTCCCTTTCATCCATCCGGCTGCTGATCTCAAGAAGCAGCGATATCGCATCACCCTTGATGGTGTGCGCCCTGGACTCGCGCCCGTAAAAAAAGCTGAAATAACCGTCGGGACATAGCATCAACTGCGTCAGAACCTTCCCGCCCGAGTCATTGCCGCTTTCCGCATGCACGATTTTGCCCTTCATAAAGTAAATGCCTCCGAGGCGTTTCCGGGCTTTATCCACAAGCTGAAGCTCGCCGGTCTTGCCGGATTGCACCAGCAACTGCGCCAGTTCGAGAAGGCTGAGGTCGCCAATCCTCCCCTGGAAAGGAGACTCCGACGCATAAATGTTTGTGCCTGGAAAAACCTCGGAATTTTTTTCCTCGAGCTGCGCCGCGTATTTCACGATGGTTTCCAGCTTGGACAACAACCCGCCCAACGAGGATTCTCTTTGAACCAGAGTGCTCATCATCTGTTCCGCCACCGCTCCTTTTCCTGCCAACTTGAGGCGGATCAACTCCAGATAACCCGCGCGCTCCTCGCGGTGCCGGGAGGTCTGTTGAATCGCGGAATGAAGGGCGGCCAGAAATGATTTGCGGCGGAGCGGCTTTTCCTGAAAATCGCAGACACCGGCCCTGAGCCCCAGCTTCACAACCTGCTTGCTGTCATGGGCGGTTAACAAAAGCACCTGCAGGGCATGCTCGCGGCTTTTGATCCAGCGCGCCAGATCCACACCCGTGCCGCCGGGCATATTGTAGTCGGTGACCACGCAATCATAATGGGAAAGGCCGTTCTGTTCGAGCAGGTCCAAAGCGGGCTTGTAGTCCTCGGCCGTTTCCACGTCGATGCCTCCGCTGTCCAGTATGTCGCGGATGATTTCACAAAGGACGGAATCGTCGTCCACGACCAGCACGCGGGGCTGGCGTTCTCCAGCGGGTTGGGATGCGGAGGCCTGCGGTTTGTGCGT
Proteins encoded in this window:
- a CDS encoding efflux RND transporter permease subunit, which codes for MNLADISIRRPVFAWMLMSALIIFGAISFGRLGVSLLPDVEVPSIFVQLDWAGAAPEVMETEIVDRIEQALVSVSGIDNLKSTIRQGSAQVVLEFTPGRNVDAALLEVQSNISRVRLPREMETPQIFKVNPSDQEIMWIGISSDKRSLRDLTVYAERYLRDKFQVLPGVGQLILSGFAERNLRIWVNYDKLAEYELTILDVQNALRTQHIEQASGYFENNRQEINVRMMGEGVSPEQVGDILIKQRGGDTIHNAAIRIRDVAKVEDGLNDVRSISKIYGTRGGGIGFRKQRGYNSIEVADTIKRTMAELQPTLPPDVKVEINYDESRFTREAVNETEFTLILSAILTALVCWLFLGSLSSTFNVVMSMPTSVLGSFIILYFLGFTLNIFTLLALSLAIGIVVDDAIMVLENTVRHFEMGKSRRQAAIDGAREITAPAIATTLSVIAVFLPIAFMHGLTGKFLYQFGITISAAVALSLVEATTLTPMRCSQFLSVGRNHFITRRTDALMSSLAIRYRNLLVYCLKHRWKVIGLLFAFFVLSLFIAMHIPGENMPAQDQGTLFIKYETPVGSSLAYTENRLAEAEKIIKARPEVRTYFLAAGSFMGESTNSGIMFVDLKPRKERKYSQIELMNLLRPELAKISDLKSYLIDLSKGGLDGGLGFPVTFSLQGPSLDVLKKESARLIQQMKDQKLATDIHTDFKEGQPELRIYVDREAASARGVTVQEISDTVSAAIGGVREGKYTNEDRRYDVRIRLEPEERSKVADLLKLTVRNLYGEIVPIQDVIRYEVVPSLQTIARHNRERSITIYGNPYPGIAENEALARVEKIAADSLPQGYRLLPSETAKTSNEMKQDMMFALGLGILIAYMVLASQFNSFSHPLLILLALPFALSGAFVALWLFHQTFNLYSFIGLVLLLGIVKKNSILLVEFTHQIRERESLGAEAALLKACPIRLRPVLMTSFATIAAAIPPALAIGPGAESRVPMALTVLGGSAVSMLGTLLIVPCAYSLVEGLKAWLQHKFQPEHKV
- a CDS encoding DUF3592 domain-containing protein, with translation MLTLLILVLFPFVIWQAYKKLRLSKASATWPTAPGVVTAAERTKLAWRTQPRVSFSYEVAGKAYNSSKVSFADVVPARETEPTLSRYQPKQQVVVHYQPEDPGLAVLEPGPNRYVSAAFRNYIIWFVLLIFFNVLYIGLTVWQHTQDMQKQPVHTYDDVAKADPQLGNRLLREAAEKGDAKDQVYVAIWYLTGKEGYPKNPAEAAKWFRKAADQGDAEAQNWLAVLYNSGNGVEKNTTLAFEWLNKAGAQGEPHACYSLGYASEKGIGGTPQDTQKAIEWYRKAGNEPHSKAALARLHADP
- a CDS encoding response regulator, whose amino-acid sequence is MSKILIVEDSISARAQIEMMLAELNHQLVGVSNGREALDLLKKENDFDLIITDIFMPEMDGIETIEKAIEFCPQTRIIAISAGGMGLSGAGMLEIASGLGARAVLHKPFAAEEFRQTVREVLLC
- a CDS encoding response regulator codes for the protein MGFRSINEEEPVFLYDDGVQTGPIPFFEARIIWSKGRLSRDAFYWIQGMEEWRPALHVFGHQNIPAQNKGGHGTHKPQASASQPAGERQPRVLVVDDDSVLCEIIRDILDSGGIDVETAEDYKPALDLLEQNGLSHYDCVVTDYNMPGGTGVDLARWIKSREHALQVLLLTAHDSKQVVKLGLRAGVCDFQEKPLRRKSFLAALHSAIQQTSRHREERAGYLELIRLKLAGKGAVAEQMMSTLVQRESSLGGLLSKLETIVKYAAQLEEKNSEVFPGTNIYASESPFQGRIGDLSLLELAQLLVQSGKTGELQLVDKARKRLGGIYFMKGKIVHAESGNDSGGKVLTQLMLCPDGYFSFFYGRESRAHTIKGDAISLLLEISSRMDERDGEIAA